One segment of Armatimonadota bacterium DNA contains the following:
- a CDS encoding DNA polymerase III subunit alpha → MSAFVHLHVHSEYSLLDGHSRIAPLLHRCRELGMPALALTDHGALYGAIEFYRTAKELGIKPILGVEAYVAPRRYTDRDPKLDASSFHLTLLAEDNEGYRNLIQLVTRAHLEGFYYRPRIDRELLSQYRKGLIGLSGCLQAEIPQKLLQGDYRAARELAATYRDLFGPGNFYIEVQNQGLAEQHRILPDLIRIARDLKLRLVATNDVHYVMPEDAEAQDVLMCIQMNKTLQDADRPRMGDVPAFYLKSPEEMREAFPDLPEALQSTLEIAERCSVEIELNVPKLPDFPVPEGFTPQSYLRYLCEEGLRRLYPQITPEIRERLEYELSVIEKMGYAPYFLIVQDFVNFARRNGILTTVRGSAAGSLVLYACGVTDVDPIAYRLPFDRFLNLERYTLPDIDVDFMDTRRDEVIRYVMEKYGSDRVAHIITFGTMKARQAVRDVGRVLGMNYGEVDRIAKRVPPHLTLEQALEQDPELRRLGQEDPRVARLLDLAKKLEGVARNASTHAAGVIISRDPLTDHVPLTRGRDGAIMTQYDMTSVADIGLVKFDFLGLTNLTILDTALRIIERRRGVRLDLQKIPLDDARTYELLSRGETVGVFQLESAGMRRYLQELRPSSIQDIMAMVALFRPGPMANIPVYIRRKHGREPVTYLHPVLEPVLRETYGVLVYQEDVMTVAQAMAGYTLAEADVLCYAIRKKIKDKLLAQREKFERGARERGIPKEIVDKVFEQFEPFARYGFNRAHAACYGLIAYYTAYLKANYPAEYMTAVLSADSGNLERIALDVEECRRMGMEVLPPDINQSDVDFTVVDDRTIRFGLGSIKNVGGTATEHIVQVRAAGPFRSLFDFCARVDGRLVTRRVVESLIKAGAFDSLGDRARLLAALDSALEYGSRRQRAKPSQTGLFAFGEEEVPPLPEVAPFDRPQLLSMERETLGLYLTDHPLRSWQPLLDRYVRHRLAELGSLADGEVVVCGGMLTGVREKISRATGSRWAQAVLEDLTSSAEVVVWPKTYERYREVLRPEAVVVVRGRVEIQEGRARVLAEEVLPVEGNPGANGPSEGPRTLHIRIASAEELLQLVEFLAGRPGPRPAYAHVLTVRGESIHRLRQGVPRDGAFREELEQLLGPGSVWEE, encoded by the coding sequence ATGTCCGCGTTCGTCCACCTCCACGTGCACAGCGAGTACTCCCTCCTCGACGGGCACAGCCGGATCGCACCGCTCCTGCACCGATGCCGGGAACTGGGAATGCCAGCCCTGGCCCTCACGGACCACGGAGCCCTCTACGGGGCCATTGAGTTCTACAGGACCGCGAAGGAGCTGGGAATCAAGCCCATCCTGGGGGTGGAGGCTTATGTGGCGCCCCGGCGGTACACGGATCGGGATCCGAAACTCGACGCCAGCAGCTTCCACCTGACCCTTCTGGCGGAGGACAACGAGGGATATCGCAACCTGATTCAGCTGGTGACCCGGGCGCATCTGGAGGGCTTCTACTACCGCCCCCGGATCGATCGGGAGCTGCTGAGCCAGTACCGCAAGGGCCTCATCGGGCTCTCGGGGTGTCTGCAGGCGGAGATCCCGCAGAAGCTGTTGCAGGGAGATTACCGGGCAGCCCGGGAACTCGCGGCCACCTACCGGGATCTATTTGGCCCCGGGAACTTCTACATCGAGGTGCAGAACCAGGGGTTGGCGGAGCAGCACCGCATCCTGCCGGATCTCATACGCATCGCACGGGATCTGAAGCTGCGGCTTGTGGCCACCAACGACGTGCACTACGTGATGCCGGAGGACGCGGAGGCCCAGGACGTCCTCATGTGCATCCAGATGAACAAGACCCTGCAGGATGCCGACCGCCCCCGCATGGGGGATGTCCCTGCCTTCTACCTGAAGAGCCCGGAGGAGATGCGCGAGGCCTTCCCGGACCTTCCGGAGGCCCTGCAGAGCACCCTGGAGATCGCGGAGCGGTGCTCGGTGGAGATCGAGCTGAACGTGCCCAAGCTCCCGGACTTCCCTGTCCCGGAAGGCTTCACCCCTCAATCGTACCTCCGGTACCTGTGCGAGGAAGGACTCCGGCGCCTGTACCCCCAGATCACCCCGGAAATCCGGGAGCGGCTGGAGTACGAGCTGAGCGTCATCGAGAAGATGGGATACGCCCCCTATTTCCTCATCGTGCAGGACTTCGTGAACTTTGCCCGTCGGAACGGCATCCTCACCACCGTACGGGGATCCGCGGCAGGATCCCTGGTGCTGTACGCGTGCGGGGTCACGGACGTGGACCCGATCGCCTACCGGCTGCCCTTCGACCGCTTCCTGAACCTGGAACGGTACACCCTTCCGGACATCGATGTGGATTTCATGGATACCCGCCGGGACGAGGTCATCCGGTACGTGATGGAGAAGTACGGGTCGGACCGGGTGGCCCACATCATCACCTTCGGCACCATGAAAGCCCGACAGGCGGTGCGGGATGTGGGCCGGGTGCTGGGGATGAACTACGGGGAGGTGGACCGCATCGCCAAGCGTGTCCCCCCGCACCTCACCCTGGAGCAGGCCCTGGAGCAGGACCCGGAGCTGCGTCGGCTCGGACAGGAGGATCCACGGGTAGCTCGGCTGCTGGATCTGGCTAAGAAGCTGGAGGGGGTGGCCCGGAACGCCAGCACGCACGCGGCGGGCGTCATCATCTCCCGGGATCCCCTCACGGACCACGTCCCCCTCACCCGGGGCAGGGACGGCGCCATCATGACCCAGTACGACATGACGAGTGTCGCAGACATCGGCCTTGTAAAGTTTGACTTCCTGGGCCTGACCAACCTTACCATCCTGGACACAGCCCTCCGGATCATCGAGCGGCGCCGGGGTGTGCGCCTCGATCTCCAGAAGATTCCCCTCGACGATGCGAGAACCTATGAGCTCCTGAGCCGGGGGGAGACGGTAGGAGTGTTCCAGCTGGAGTCCGCAGGAATGCGTCGTTACCTGCAGGAGCTGCGCCCCAGCAGTATCCAGGACATCATGGCCATGGTGGCCCTGTTCCGCCCCGGTCCCATGGCCAACATCCCCGTCTACATCCGCCGCAAGCACGGGCGGGAACCCGTAACCTACCTCCACCCCGTGCTGGAGCCCGTGCTGCGGGAGACCTATGGGGTCCTGGTGTACCAGGAGGATGTAATGACGGTGGCCCAGGCGATGGCAGGCTACACCCTGGCGGAGGCGGATGTGCTGTGCTACGCCATCCGCAAGAAGATCAAGGACAAGCTCCTCGCCCAGCGGGAGAAGTTCGAACGGGGGGCCCGGGAGCGGGGGATCCCCAAGGAGATCGTGGATAAGGTGTTCGAGCAGTTCGAGCCCTTTGCCCGCTACGGATTCAATCGAGCCCACGCGGCCTGCTACGGGCTCATCGCGTACTACACCGCCTACCTCAAGGCCAACTACCCCGCGGAGTACATGACCGCGGTCCTCAGCGCGGACAGCGGCAATCTGGAACGCATCGCCCTGGACGTGGAGGAGTGCCGGCGCATGGGAATGGAGGTTCTGCCGCCGGACATCAACCAGAGCGATGTGGACTTCACCGTGGTGGACGACCGCACCATCCGGTTCGGCCTTGGCTCCATCAAGAACGTGGGCGGCACCGCCACGGAGCACATCGTCCAGGTACGGGCCGCGGGCCCCTTCCGCTCCCTGTTCGATTTCTGTGCCCGCGTGGACGGGCGCCTGGTAACCCGACGGGTGGTGGAGAGCCTCATCAAGGCCGGCGCCTTCGATTCCCTGGGGGACCGGGCGCGGCTGCTGGCAGCCCTCGACAGCGCCCTGGAGTACGGCAGCCGTAGGCAGCGGGCGAAGCCCAGCCAGACAGGGCTGTTCGCCTTTGGAGAGGAGGAAGTCCCCCCGCTGCCGGAGGTAGCCCCCTTTGACCGTCCACAGCTGCTGAGCATGGAGCGGGAGACTCTGGGGCTGTACCTCACGGACCATCCCCTCCGCAGTTGGCAGCCCCTGCTGGATCGCTACGTGCGCCACCGCCTCGCGGAGCTGGGGAGCCTGGCGGATGGGGAAGTTGTGGTGTGCGGGGGGATGCTCACGGGCGTGCGGGAGAAAATCTCCCGGGCCACCGGCAGTCGCTGGGCCCAGGCGGTCCTGGAGGACCTCACGAGTTCCGCGGAGGTCGTGGTGTGGCCCAAGACCTACGAGCGGTACCGGGAGGTCCTGCGGCCGGAAGCGGTGGTGGTGGTGCGGGGCCGGGTGGAAATCCAGGAGGGGCGGGCTCGGGTGCTGGCGGAGGAGGTGCTGCCCGTGGAGGGCAATCCGGGGGCCAACGGCCCCTCGGAGGGTCCGCGGACCCTCCACATCCGCATCGCCAGTGCGGAGGAGCTGCTGCAGCTGGTGGAATTCCTGGCCGGCCGCCCGGGCCCGCGGCCGGCCTACGCGCACGTCCTCACCGTGCGGGGCGAGAGCATCCACCGTCTCCGACAGGGGGTTCCCAGGGACGGGGCGTTCCGGGAGGAGCTGGAGCAGCTTCTGGGCCCCGGGAGCGTGTGGGAGGAGTGA